One genomic region from Manis pentadactyla isolate mManPen7 chromosome 12, mManPen7.hap1, whole genome shotgun sequence encodes:
- the VIP gene encoding VIP peptides isoform X3: METRRKPQLLGLLTLFIVFSQTLAWPLFGVPTAWRLDDRLPFEEANEPDHISLKADTDILQSALAENDTPYYDVSSISEDQGPIKRHSDAVFTDNYTRLRKQMAVKKYLNSILNGKRSSEGASPGLPEELEK; encoded by the exons ATGGAAACCAGAAGGAAGCCCCAGCTCCTTGGGCTCCTGACACTTTTCATTGTGTTCTCACAAACGCTAGCATGGCCTCTTTTTGGAGTGCCTACTGCTTGGAG GTTGGATGACAGACTACCATTTGAAGAAGCAAATGAACCTGATCATATTTCATTAAAAGCAGACACTGACATCCTGCAAAGTGCATTAGCTGAAAATGATACACCCTATTATGATGTATCCAG CATCTCAGAAGACCAGGGACCAATCAAACGCCACTCGGATGCTGTCTTCACTGACAACTACACCCGCCTTCGAAAACAAATGGCTGTAAAGAAATACCTGAATTCCATTCTGAATGGGAAGAGGAG CAGTGAGGGAGCATCTCCTGGCTTGCCTGAAGAGttagaaaaataa
- the VIP gene encoding VIP peptides isoform X1: METRRKPQLLGLLTLFIVFSQTLAWPLFGVPTAWRLDDRLPFEEANEPDHISLKADTDILQSALAENDTPYYDVSRNARHADGVFTSDFSRLLGQLSAKKYLESLIGKRVSISEDQGPIKRHSDAVFTDNYTRLRKQMAVKKYLNSILNGKRSSEGASPGLPEELEK, encoded by the exons ATGGAAACCAGAAGGAAGCCCCAGCTCCTTGGGCTCCTGACACTTTTCATTGTGTTCTCACAAACGCTAGCATGGCCTCTTTTTGGAGTGCCTACTGCTTGGAG GTTGGATGACAGACTACCATTTGAAGAAGCAAATGAACCTGATCATATTTCATTAAAAGCAGACACTGACATCCTGCAAAGTGCATTAGCTGAAAATGATACACCCTATTATGATGTATCCAG GAATGCCAGACATGCAGATGGAGTTTTCACCAGTGACTTTAGTAGACTCTTGGGTCAACTTTCTGCCAAAAAATATCTTGAGTCCCTCATTGGAAAACGAGTTAG CATCTCAGAAGACCAGGGACCAATCAAACGCCACTCGGATGCTGTCTTCACTGACAACTACACCCGCCTTCGAAAACAAATGGCTGTAAAGAAATACCTGAATTCCATTCTGAATGGGAAGAGGAG CAGTGAGGGAGCATCTCCTGGCTTGCCTGAAGAGttagaaaaataa
- the VIP gene encoding VIP peptides isoform X2, giving the protein METRRKPQLLGLLTLFIVFSQTLAWPLFGVPTAWRLDDRLPFEEANEPDHISLKADTDILQSALAENDTPYYDVSRNARHADGVFTSDFSRLLGQLSAKKYLESLIGKRVSISEDQGPIKRHSDAVFTDNYTRLRKQMAVKKYLNSILNGKRSEGASPGLPEELEK; this is encoded by the exons ATGGAAACCAGAAGGAAGCCCCAGCTCCTTGGGCTCCTGACACTTTTCATTGTGTTCTCACAAACGCTAGCATGGCCTCTTTTTGGAGTGCCTACTGCTTGGAG GTTGGATGACAGACTACCATTTGAAGAAGCAAATGAACCTGATCATATTTCATTAAAAGCAGACACTGACATCCTGCAAAGTGCATTAGCTGAAAATGATACACCCTATTATGATGTATCCAG GAATGCCAGACATGCAGATGGAGTTTTCACCAGTGACTTTAGTAGACTCTTGGGTCAACTTTCTGCCAAAAAATATCTTGAGTCCCTCATTGGAAAACGAGTTAG CATCTCAGAAGACCAGGGACCAATCAAACGCCACTCGGATGCTGTCTTCACTGACAACTACACCCGCCTTCGAAAACAAATGGCTGTAAAGAAATACCTGAATTCCATTCTGAATGGGAAGAGGAG TGAGGGAGCATCTCCTGGCTTGCCTGAAGAGttagaaaaataa